The Platichthys flesus chromosome 17, fPlaFle2.1, whole genome shotgun sequence DNA window GTAATATTGTATTGTGATGTCATGTAAGTGGGGAAACCGTTACGTTACAAAAGGCAAGTGCAAACAAGAGAAGAACATTATGGCTGACATCTCTACGTATACTCctccatcaccttcatcactgGAACAGGCCACAAGAggctgagggagaggagcatGTCTGCCACAGTGTCATTCCTCATATTACCACTAGATTGTGCCAAAGTATGAACACTTCACGTtatacataacattacattacattacatttcatttagctgacgctttttccaaagcgacttacaataagtgcatcaacccgagggtacagaccaagaacaacaagaatcaagaaagtacaattttcttcaaaataaaacaaaactacaaaatgctataattaagtgccatttaagtgctactataagtgttagtttcaaagagttgtacgttttttttttctttttccattcattcaaggtaaagtcggaagaggtgtgtttttagttttcggcggaagatgtgtaaactttcagatgtccggatgtcaatggggagctcattccaccatttaggagccaggacagcaaacagtcgtgattttgataagtgtttagcttgcagtgagggacCAACGAGctgattagccgaagcagagcggagtgaacgagctggggtgtaacgtttgaccatgtcctggatgtagactggacctctcctgatgttgtacagcatgaatctacaggaccgtgttgttacATTAATGTTGGCAGTGCATTAATGTTAATAAGAGTTTCAAGTGCAAGTACAACAGACTTGCATTTtggaaatattattttctttacctACTGTATGGTCTTTAAATTAACTTAACTCGTATTTCCATGTTTGAGACCTGTTACCGTGGAGGATGAGTGCGATACGCAGGAGACGTTGATCTTAATGGTTGAGGAGAAACTTCTGAActattaaagaaataaatgcaataaaataaagaacataTTCTCATTTATTCACcagttaattaaataaattaatcacCAAAAATACATCCATGTACTTATTGAAGCATATTAGTGGCCCAatacttccttttttattttatatatcttCTGCTTACGTTGGTATGAACTGACTAAAATgagtaaatgtatatttatccTTCACATACTTATTCTCTGTATTAGCCTATTCTACATATGTCAGTCTTTACTGTGGTTGTTAATTgtgattgaaaaaataaatccacagcAATGTCACCGATACTAAGACATAAATAAAACGGACATTATTCTGTTTCCTGGTGATTAACGTGCGTCTTTCTGTGTTTTCGGGTCTTTTCtgtggtgtgtgcgtgtcactGATGCAGGTTGGTAAGGTGTGTTGACCtgtaattaaaaacaacacaatggagAGGATGCCCTGTCAATCAGTGTCAGTGGTTGGAGCATGAATCTGCGGTGCATGTGGAGGAACTGCCTCTCATCCAATCAGCACCGCGTGCAGAGTCACTTCCTCATGGTCACTCCCTTACTTGGCAGGAAGGGGCTGTGCTTCGAAATGGTGGCGAGCAAAGTCAGACGGCTgctgtaaagagagagagagagagcgagagagagagagagagaacaccaACAGTTTTATCTCTGGTGAGTAAACATTTGCGGTAATCTCTGATCTGATGGGTGATGGGGATTCTGGGTAACAGCCGAGTCAGCTGGGGAGggtgaaatgaaagtgaaagacTGGGTGGTggattcatttgtgtgtgtaactgtgtgtgtctgtgtgtgcgtgtgtgtgtgtgtgtgtgttggaaatCAGGAAATGAAGGGAAGAAGCTTGACAACAAACCGGCAGCAGATCCTGTAAGTTAAAGGTGAAGGCACCAAACAGCTGCCGGAGGTTATTTAAACTGGTGAAGCGGGTTGAATTAAGATCTCAACCAGTAACCATTCCTTGATTTCCAGTCTTTCTTGTGTTACTACGAAACCCAGTCACACCCACTGTTGTTCCTGAGTTATTTTTCCTGCAGAGCAGCATTAACCATTCCTTGATTTCCAGTCTTTCTGGTGTTACTACGAACCCAGTCACACCCACTGTTGTTCCTGAGTTATTTTTCCTGCAGAGCAGCATTGAGGAGGATGATTAATGCCCCAACTATTACAAACATGAACTACAGTGGAATTATGATGGTCAGCTGGAATACTGCACCTTAGTTCCTTGGAAGTTATAGAGGAGGAACAATGAATAAACCGGTTTATTCCAAATGAATAGGTCTCCAATTTAGATCACTAATTTATTAAGTCTTTCTTACATAATTAATATATTGATGAATATATTTGTctattttttgcctttttaaatcCATAAAAAAGTATTAATTCCTTCTAATCCTTCCTCCGCTCACACATTTAAGCTGAGTGTGCGTCCAGGCAACACAAACCCACATTGTGTTGTCCCATGAGCGTGAAAGATGACACCTTTTACAATATGGCGCACATGCAGCAGCTGGTGACATGTGGGCAGCAGGCATAGCAACCGAATATGATGTTAAGCGAGAAGATGAATTTTTTGTTGATGAGTGATGTGGttgacttttcctttttcctctccagCCTCCAGACTCACTTTGTGGCAGAAGAAAAGCACCAGTGATGGCTGACGCGGCACAAGTCAAGCAAACAGTAGCGAAGGTGCTGTGCTGCGTTGAGAAGGTGTCCTCGTTCGCCTCCTCCATAGACCCCATCTTTGGCATCGTCTCCTCCCTGGTCGGGGTGGCTCGCAAGGGCCTGGTGGACGAGGAGGCCCACGCTCTGGACAAGGACTTCAAGGAGGTCCACAGCAAGCTGGAGACCATCTCGCAGAAGAACCAGCAATGCCTGAGGCAGATCCGCATCGACGAGGTGAACGAGACCTACGGCAAGTACGAGGAGTACATCAAGCACCAGTACAATGCCTTCAACAGGATGGTGGCGAAGATGAAGAAGGATCCGGACAACAGCCAGCGCCACATGAAGACCTTCGAGACGATTTACGAGAGAGACAAGAGCGACCTGAGCCTGGACGTGTACTACCGCGGCGTGATGGGTACCAAGACGCTGTTTGGAAGAACCCTGCTGAAGGTGTACCTGGACAGCTGTGACGGGGACCTGGAGATCATGGAGCACCGCTGCTCGCACATCACCCACCTGTTCCACATGGGCCTCATCGCGCTCATGGCCTACACAGCTGTTACAGAGGACGACGAAGATGAGGTGCGGGGGAAGTGGGCGACGAGGGTGAAGGACATCCAGGAGAAGATGCAGGAGGTTCTCAGTCAGTGCAAAGTCAAGTCCACCTGAACGTGGGCCAACGGAGAGAGAACCTCCTCCTGGTTTAACGATGACAACACACAGATCATCGTCTGTACTCTCAGCTGTGGACCAaccaaaaaaaagatttattatattataacgtaaatatatatataagaaccaaaactatgttttttttgcaattgCACTGACATGCTGTAAGTAAAATGTCATCATTGTctgttattgtatattttttgtttccaaGAGACCACTGTTTGTTTCCGCTGCTTTGTGCGACAAACCAATAAATGGGGTTTTATACAATCGcttcaattaaaatgtataaactaTTATTTTAGTAAGTGATGTTGTGAAATCATTTTCATCTCCACTGAAGTTTAGGCGTAACtactacattttttatttaagactATTCCATAAGGTCATTCCTCTGAGTTCAGAATGTAATGGTACTTTTTAATCATCCTTTATATTCAACACTTGAGTATATACTACCACATAAAATACTATaatttataactttatatatCAGACTATATTCTTGCAgcaaatatacagtataaagtTAACTTAAATATTGTTTAAGACATTACACCCTGTCTGCCAGTGAGTAAGGTCAGTCCAAGGGTTAGTAGGGGGGTGTTAGGttttgtttgcagtttgtgtgcgtgtgtgtgatgtgttgtgagGTTGTGAgtgttgttagtgtgtgtatgttgctttgtctgtgtgcatgttgtcagtgtttgtgtgcgtgttgtgggtttgtgtgggTTCGTGTGCGTGCAGGTCGCACTGAGTCCCCCTCACCACCAGAGTTCTCTGTTTCCTGAACTGAAACGTGATGCCTCGGTCGGTCTCTGCAGCCCTGCCCCAAAACGAGAGGCCCGTAGCCgcttcaacacacacagatcagccCTGGAGGTTTTAACCGGAGCTCGGTCCCGGCTGTTCACCGTTAACTCAACCCGGTAAACCCTCTATCTGACCCGGGGAGACACCGACTCGGGTCCGTTCGAGGACGAGACGCGTCGCTTTCGGTGAGTTGAAGCCGCTGAACAGGCGGAAAAGACGGTGATGGTGATGAGAGTTAGCGTGAAGCCTCCCGGAGGATCCACGACTCGAACCGGGTCCCGGTGGATGTGGAGGAAACCACACGTCCACACTGTGTTTAATGGGAAACACagtatgttttatatttagtgtttttaaCTGTGTTCAGACCGCAGAGTTTGGCTTCCGGGGCGGGACCTGAACCATGAACtcaacaagttgtttttttaaactgatgCTTAAAACTAATAAGTACAACTCGAATACCTTTATATCATTAAGATACTTCACACAGGTGTTTATTCGCCTGTTGTTGAGAAATGTACtttgtattttactttattcatgTGTATACATCGTTTGTGTTTGAAAGTGAAACCTGAAGAATTCTCTATATTGTAAATACATATGAAACTAACATGTTCATAATGTATTATAAACGAGACCAAGTCGATAATGTATTAtagtctatctatctatctatctatctatctgtgtatttatctatttatatatatatctgtccttctgtccatctatctatctatctatctatctatctatctatctatctatctatctatctatctatctatctaactatcgatctttctatttatatatctatctgtccatctgttcatctatctatctatctatctatctatctatctatctatctatctatctatctatctgtccatctatctatctatctatttatccatcatccctccatctagTGTTTTATCTTCTCTGCTCATTTTCATTAATataagtgctatataaattaggtttattattagtagtagtagtattagtatttTAAGTGTTAAAACTGAAGTCAGTAGATTAGAAAAATCAGTAGATTAATAAATTaactgtaaataattaaaaaaaaatttaaagcaGTAGATATGAAAATAATCTTAAGTTTTTATCCTATGtcaaataattacaataaaatgTGTTCAGGGGAATAATGGGCATTTTGATAAACAAAGCAACTGATCCACAGATAAATAATAGACagaataatcaataatgaaaaaactGTGTTAATTCCCTACTAGATTAACACATCCCAATATCAAGCATCATAGAAGTCTACGCTCTACACATTCTGTGAACTCATATTTTCTCCAGGTGTCATCCTCTGGGGCCGGCATGCCTCTGCACAGCATTTGGCCGTCACGCAGGAGGTTCAGGGAGGACTGAGGAAAGGTCGGCACGATGGGCAACGAGGATCACCTGGAAGAAGTGTTCGTCGCTGTCATCCGCCCAAAGAGTCAAGTCAGCCTGAGCTCAAAGGAGTACAGAGCCAAAGCCTATGAGGTAAATGTGCCGAGTCTGACAGTTCCGATCACCTGCATCGTGTTTGAGACAGCAACAAGGAAAACACTGCCTTCTCCCTCTGGTTGCTGTAAAGATCCTGCTGATTGAAGTGCCTTTGgaagggaaggagaagaaaagaaagaaaatcctcCTGGCGACAAAGATTCAAGCTGCAGGAGACAAATCCAAATCCATACTGGATTATGTTGACGAAACCATCAgaccaataatcaataatcaaggCTTCATAGGTGAGTCGGAGACATTTGTGGCTTTTTTACGCTCCTGCATATTTCTACTTTAGTAGAGTCACTGCAAACACTTCAGTGGAGCTATGATCCATTCATCGTCACAGGCTGTCCGTTTCTTAAGTGTGAATCAGGAGTTATAAGAGGATTGGAACCACTGCTCTAAACAGTTTGGGTTTGCAGGAAAGCGAGTGGTGCACATGAAGAAATTTCCTCTCGATGGGATCAATGAAGGGAAAGAGGCCTCACTGTTCGTTGTGCCAGTCGGTGTTAAAGGTGAGTAGAGAGACAAATTCAGAttttgtgaaatacatttttatctcTACAAACTGTGTATTAATAAGTCTTTGTAAACAGACAACAGCAAGCCTGTCTACAGCGCCGGGAGCCCCAGCTTCTACTGCTTCCAGGACATCATGCGGGTGTGCAGTGAGACCAGCGTTCATTTCTGCTCCATCACCTCCAAGATGCTCCTGGCCTTAGACAAGTGAGGATACATCTGAGAACACACTCCTCCTTAatgacagaggggaggaggctTTAACATTTCCTCTTTGACCCCCGCAGGTGGCTAGCAGAGCAGCACACCGTACCTCACGCTATCCCCGCCCTGTTCAGGCCGGCTCCCGTAGAGCGGGTGAAGACCAACGTCAGCAACCCGGCCTACAGCAGTGAGGGCAAGCTGAGCGACGAGGGTCTGCACATGGGCTACACCGCGCTGGAGATCAAGAGCAAGATGATGTCGCTGGAGAAGGCGGACATGTGCATCCTCAACCCGCTGTACGGCTCCGATCTGCAGTACACCAACCGGGTGAGAGAGTTTGACTCAGacagtctcctgctgctttctttaTATGTGAGTTTATATACTCAGGGACAATTCAGGATTTAGTGTCTCGTCAAAGATCTATTGACTTGGGGACTGGTGCagctggggatcgaacctcCATCCTTCTGGTTAGTGGTTGAACCACTCTACCTTCTTAACCACAGCTGCCCAATTCGTAAAGGAACATTTATATCTATCATGACCTCAGGTGGAATTCTTTATACCAGAAGATACTTGAAATACTATAAAATTGAAGGATGGATATATTTGGATATATTAACCATATTATATGTATGTTATTAATTATATAgactctctgtcctctcttgaACAGGTGGACAAAGTTATAATCAACCCATACTTTGGACTCGGAGCTCCGGACTACTCCAAGATCCAGATCCCCAACAGGGAAAAGTGGCAGCACGGCCCCAACTGTGTGACAGAAGACAAGTGAGGAGCTCTTCTCAATGAACCGCTCGGACATTACCGCCGTCTGCTGACAGCTTCTGCTCTTGTTTGCCGTAAAATGTGACACTCAACACAAAGTTCCTGTCTCTGCAGGGAGCGCCAGTGGGTGGACGACTTCCCTCTCCACCGCAGCGCCTGTGAGGGAGACACAGAGCTGCTCGTAAAGCTCCTGGACAGCGGTTTCTCAGTCAAGCAGCTGGACAGTGACCACTGGGCTCCTATCCATTACGCCTGCTGGTGAGTGCGTCCAGAACGTCTGTCATGTCCAACgtgtgtcttttgttttcctttttcttgttGACGACGAGCTGCGTGTGTTTGCTTTCTCTTCAGGCACGGCAAAGTCGAGGCgaccaagctgctgctggagaaaggGAACTGTAATCCGAACCTGCTGAACGGTCAGCTCAGCTCCCCTCTGCACTTTGCAGCAAGGGGAGGTCACGCGGAGATCGTGcaactcctgctgcagcactCTGAGATCGATCGGGTAGGAAATGggactcttcctcttctttttccccccaaaatcataatcataatgatCATAAATGTCTCGTATTATTTGAACACGGCCCTGATGTCAATGCTGCAGCTACCTGTCCTGCTGTCCATCAGGAATTATGTAAACACATGTAATCATTCAACCTCAATATCCACTGTAGAAAACCGACTAAGGCAGCAAAACGTGGTAATAATCAAGTACTTATCACCAACAGCACATGGAAGACCAGCAGAAGAGATCCCCTCTACAGGTGTGTGAGGAGAACAAGCAGAACGAGTGGGAGGAGACGATGAAGCTCCTGCAGCAGGCCAGCAGCAAACCTGTGAGTAGCTCATCAGACACCAGTTCATCTGTTTGTGATGCAAACGTGACGACAAAGGGAACAAATACTTTTTGAAGTCATGCTACATAGTAAATGTGTGTATGCTTGTTGCCTGTTAATTGgattaaatggatttttttggttttataCTTGTGTCTTAGTATCTGCACACTTCAATCAGTCAAgttatagatatatttattcCTCAATAGCCTCTGCTTGCATATATGAAATGAATATGGTTTATCTATGAAGAGAGTGGGAATGCATGTTTTTGAAATGGTTCCATTGCAGTTACACATGCTAGTCACTAGATGGTGCTTTTTCCTCTGGATCtggatttaaaaagagaaactctTTTAAGCAGTTTCTCTTGGTTTTTAATTATGACCTGCACGTGTGGGTGTTTTCCACAGTATGAGAAGGTGCGCATCTACCGCATGGATGGCTCGTACCGCTCTGTGGAGCTGAAGCACGGCAACAACACCACGGTACAACAGATCATGGAGGGCATGCGTCTTTCTCAGGACACCCAGCAGTACTTCACCATCTGGATCTGCTCCGAGAACCTCCGTGAGTCCACATCCCAACCAGGGGCTACGAAACCGACCACAGGCAAACGTTAAAAGAGGAAGTATtgacatgtgtgagtgtgtgtgtgtgacagacctGCAGCTGAAGCCGTACCACAAGCCCCTGCAGCACCTGCGGATCTGGACGGAAATTGTGACCGACCTGACGGTGCTGGATCCTCAAAGGGAGACGCCTCAGCTTTTTCTCCGCAGGGATGTGCGGCTGCCTCTTGAAATCGAGAAAAAGGTACATCACATTTTTTCAACAGGCTGCTAATTTCCAGTATTTCTTGTAATGTCAGTTGAAAACTCCTCACTGTGCCACATACTGCTCCAGGTGGAGGATCCTCTGgccatcctcatcctcttcgACGAGGCTCGTCACTGCCTCCTGAAGGGATTCTTTCCTGCTCAGGACAGCAAGCTGATCACTCTGGCCAGCCTCCTCTTGCAGATCATCTACGGCAACTACGAGAGCAAAAAGCACAAGCAGGGCTTCCTCAAGTAAAAGTTTATGCTTTAATACAAGCAGCTCTGATAAAATTAAGCTTTCTGTCTCTAGTTTGTCAGTAACTGGAAATTTGGTGAACGTATAAAGCTAAACGTTtctgtgtttctattttcaACAGTGAAGAAAACCTGAAATCTATTGTGCCGATATCAAAAGTGAAGAGCAAAGCGTACCACTGGACCCACAGGATACTTCACGAATACAAAGTACACTCAATTCGTTTgtcaggaaataaaataaaattaaaacgtGCAAATGCCCCCTGACGTTACTGAAAGCCTGTTTGCCCTCCGACAGGCCCTGAGCACCAGTGAGGGGCTGAGCAAAGAGATGCACCATCTACAGCGACTCTTCCTGCAGAACTGCTGGGACATCCCGACCTACGGAGCGGCGTTCTTCACAGGACAGGTCTACACCAAGGCCAGCGCCAGCAACCACAAAGTCATCCGTGTGTACGTCGGGGTCAGCACCAAGGGGATGCACCTCATGAATATGGAGACCAAGGTACCAAGCCACAAGCTGGATTGGTTAGAATATCTTAAATACTGGTTATAGTCCAGGATTGCAATCATTTAAACCCTGTTAATAggctttgtttatttgttaattgaACATGAGGTGcatgactcaatatttaatatttttaaatctctgtCCTCCCAGGCCCTGCTCATCAGTTTAGAGTATGGCACGTTCATGTGGCAGCTTGGACACGCTGACCAGTACTTTCAGATACACAGTGGTGACAACAAAATGAACTTCATTGTGCACACAAAACAGGTAAGGGCAGCCTGGAGTCCATTCACTAATGTAAATAACATGGGAACAATCCCTTCTTGGGGATGTTTGGAAATACTGTGACTGATGCTGATTCCCTCCCCACAGGCTGGCCTTATTGTGAAGCTTTTAATGAAGCTGAGCGGACAGATGACCCCAAACGATAAAACTGTTACAGATAAATACGCTTATGGTTGAAAACAGCTGGAAGAAGAAAACCAACGGTTGCCAAACGTCCATGTGGAGATTCTGCTCACACTGACTTTCATCAACAGCAATAAGGACGTTGAATGTTGAGGCTCAACAATATCTGTCACAACTTCAGAATGTGTCTTTTGACAGGTCATCTTTTTTCATGACATGTAAATATGTtgcttatttaatttgttttgttttaataaactgCCTGACGTATGGCTGGACTCTTTCAGATCAGTGGtgtggaaaatgaaatgaggaTTGTTGATCAAATAACTTCAAACTGAGGATAGAAGGAAGTTGCTTTGTATTCTTCTATTATTCATAGAAATTATGTTACATGGCTCCTaagaatatttataaaatactCCCAATAAACCTCATTTAAATGAAGTAAAAACAGACATgggaaaaaaactttttagttgaaaatatttaaaacatttagatttttaactTCACTGTGCTTTTATTAAGATGATGAAAACATGTGAAGGATCAACTAACTTTGTTGCATATACccagtttgatttaattaaggGTTTgggtacatttaaaaaacatcctcatgatacaacaacagagaacaatACTacttttaacacatttaaattgagATGTTCCAGGGTAGTGCtgattttacataaaaaactTTTCAAACCTTTACaacatatttagatttttaactTGACTATGCTTTAGTTGAATACATAAACTAATTTAATGCAACATGTAGGTTAGAGATGAATGTCCTCCTCTGAATAAAGAATATCACTGTCCTCTGTTATATTTCATTaactctttgtgtcagtgacAATAAGATGAacttaaacaaacagaaactttgaagtttatttaatataaacactttaaaacaaagatgtcccgcaacaaaaaagaaaaagcgaCGCTCGCCCTGTCGGCAGTGGTGACGTCATATAGCCAGACATCGGTTCAGGTAGCGGCGGCCAATCACGGCGGCGGCCGCTTGACGGACACGCCGCGAACAGCCAATAGGAGGGCTCGCTTGGTCAGGCGGGGGCAGGACCGCCGTTGACAGGTAGAGATGCTGGAAGGAGAACCCTGGAAGTTTCCGGAGCGCGAGACGAGGAGCAGGAGACCCGCCGTTAGCCCGTTAGCCGCTAGCTGCTAGCCTCCATCTAACTCCCCTGTCTCCACACCGCGGGACCTCCAGGCTCCAGTGTCCGAGGGAAGCCTCCTCCGGCCGCCGACATGTCGATGCACTTGTACCAGCTGAGCAGCAAACTGCTGGAGGACACTGTGGGTAAAGTGAACGAGAACCTGACCTCGGTGCTCCTGGCCGCCTCCGTCATCACCCTGACTCTGGGGTACGTCTccaagctgctgctcaaacaGGGCCCTGTAAGCGACCTGGTGAGTACACACTGCTGGGGTCCCACTGCTGGGGACACACTGGGGGACACACTGCTGGGGTCCCACTGCTGGGGACATGGTGGACATGTTGGGGGGTGTTTAaacctctggtctctggtcctTCTTGCAGAAACCTCCTCCGTACATCCCCTCCTACATCCCCTTCCTGGGCCACGCCATCGCATTCGGGAAAAGTCCCATTGAGTTTCTGGAAGATGCCTATGAAAAAGTAAGTGGAGACaaaaagtgtgtgcgtgtgtgtgtctgcagcttttttattatcattattatgttATATAGAATTTATATATCTTATTATCTTCTCTGTGACAGCTAcctatattgttttattgccccaGCACCAGGAAACAGACtcctttatttattatctaATCCAGTTCAttggtaaataaaaaatgtttagttGCAAGATGGCACTCACAAGTCAGATCACTTTGATTAAACATGGAGTCTCTTATCTTATTTAACCtttcacacacatgtttgaCCTGACGTCTCTGCCCTTTTCAGGATGTTTAAACCAGAGGTTCCTCACTGTGCAAATCATGAacgatgaaaacaaaatgacctGGCTTAtgacttttcaaataaaa harbors:
- the rpz2 gene encoding rapunzel 2, with protein sequence MADAAQVKQTVAKVLCCVEKVSSFASSIDPIFGIVSSLVGVARKGLVDEEAHALDKDFKEVHSKLETISQKNQQCLRQIRIDEVNETYGKYEEYIKHQYNAFNRMVAKMKKDPDNSQRHMKTFETIYERDKSDLSLDVYYRGVMGTKTLFGRTLLKVYLDSCDGDLEIMEHRCSHITHLFHMGLIALMAYTAVTEDDEDEVRGKWATRVKDIQEKMQEVLSQCKVKST
- the krit1 gene encoding krev interaction trapped protein 1 is translated as MGNEDHLEEVFVAVIRPKSQVSLSSKEYRAKAYEILLIEVPLEGKEKKRKKILLATKIQAAGDKSKSILDYVDETIRPIINNQGFIGKRVVHMKKFPLDGINEGKEASLFVVPVGVKDNSKPVYSAGSPSFYCFQDIMRVCSETSVHFCSITSKMLLALDKWLAEQHTVPHAIPALFRPAPVERVKTNVSNPAYSSEGKLSDEGLHMGYTALEIKSKMMSLEKADMCILNPLYGSDLQYTNRVDKVIINPYFGLGAPDYSKIQIPNREKWQHGPNCVTEDKERQWVDDFPLHRSACEGDTELLVKLLDSGFSVKQLDSDHWAPIHYACWHGKVEATKLLLEKGNCNPNLLNGQLSSPLHFAARGGHAEIVQLLLQHSEIDRHMEDQQKRSPLQVCEENKQNEWEETMKLLQQASSKPYEKVRIYRMDGSYRSVELKHGNNTTVQQIMEGMRLSQDTQQYFTIWICSENLHLQLKPYHKPLQHLRIWTEIVTDLTVLDPQRETPQLFLRRDVRLPLEIEKKVEDPLAILILFDEARHCLLKGFFPAQDSKLITLASLLLQIIYGNYESKKHKQGFLNEENLKSIVPISKVKSKAYHWTHRILHEYKALSTSEGLSKEMHHLQRLFLQNCWDIPTYGAAFFTGQVYTKASASNHKVIRVYVGVSTKGMHLMNMETKALLISLEYGTFMWQLGHADQYFQIHSGDNKMNFIVHTKQAGLIVKLLMKLSGQMTPNDKTVTDKYAYG